CGCTTAGCCAGCAAATCCAACAGTGCTTTATCCACTTCATCAATTTGATCGCGCAAAGCGGTCAGTTCAGCCACCATACTTACTATTCCTCTACAGTCCGGGCCGCCAGCGCTGAACGTAATTCCTGGTGCATGCTCCGTAACAGCGTTTCGGTGCTTTCCCAGTTAATACAAGCATCGGTCACTGAAACACCGTAGTGCATCGCAGCACGAGGTTGCTCAGAAGATTGATTACCTTCATGGATGTTACTTTCCAGCATCACACCCGTGATAGAACGATTGCCCGCTTTGATCTGCTCAACCACAGATTCAGCGACCGCAACCTGACGGCGATAGTCTTTATTCGAATTACCATGGCTGCAATCTATCATTAAGGATGGAATGAGTCCCGCATCCTGCATCTGTTTTTCACACTGAGCGACATCTTGTGCACTGTAGTTAGGCGTTTTGCCGCCACGTAAAATGACATGGCCGTGCGGGTTGCCCTGAGTTTGCAATAGACAAACTTGCCCTGATTGGTTAATCCCCATAAAGCGGTGTGGCATAGCCGCTGCACGCATTGCATTGATTGCCGTGCCTAAGCTGCCATCGGTCCCGTTTTTAAAACCAACGGGCATAGACAAACCTGAAGCCATTTCACGGTGGGTTTGTGACTCAGTGGTACGGGCACCAATTGCAGACCAACTGAACAGGTCACCTAAGTATTGCGGGCTGTTAGGGTCCAATGCCTCAGTTGCCAATGGCAACCCCATTCCCACTAAATCAAGCAGTAACCGGCGAGCAATATGTAACCCAGCTTCGACATCGAAAGAACCATCCATAGCAGGATCGTTAATTAGCCCTTTCCAACCGACTGTCGTTCTTGGTTTTTCGAAATAAACGCGCATGACGATATACAGGCTATCACTCAATTCGGCAGAGAGTTTTTTCAAGCTACGCGCATAGTCCAAAGCAGCATCCACATCGTGGATCGAACACGGGCCACACACGACTAATAAGCGTGAATCTTTACCCTGAACAATATCAGCAATGGTTTTGCGGGCGTTGGCAATCGCATACTGATCATCGTCGCTCAAAGGGAACTGATTTTTCAGTTCTTCCGGAGTTATCAGTATTTGTTCGGCACTGATATGGACATTATTGAGCGCATCTTTTTGCATGATCATATTCTTTACCTGTCTCTGTTTAGCGGATGCTAGTTTAGCGTGTATATCGGTTTGAGGTCACCACAATACCATGGTGTGTAAAGTTTTCAATCCATATGTGTAAATAAATAATTACCGCTAATTTTACAGACTCTTTCAACGCGACTTTTGCGGTGAGTCGCAGTTTCTGCAGATGGTCCCATTGTCCTTTTGACACCATGATAAGATGCGGGAAATTTGTGGAGGCTGTATGTTAAGAGTCATCATCGTCGACGATGAACAACCCGCGCGTGAAGATTTACGCGAAAGATTGATTGAAGAACAAGATATTGAGATCGTCGCCGAATGCAGCAACGCATTAGAAGCTATCCCCGCTATCCAGCGCCTGCAACCTGATGTGGTATTTCTCGACATCCAAATGCCCAGAATTAATGGCTTGGAATTGGCATCAATGCTAAACCCTGAAAGTATGCCGCACATTGTTTTCGTGACTGCTTATGATGAATATGCCATCCGAGCTTTTGAAGAGCATGCTTTTGACTATCTGCTAAAACCACTCGATCATCAACGCCTAGTAAAAACGTTGAATCGTTTAAGACGCGGCATGAGTGTAAATAATAATTTACATAAAATCACCGAACCCATGCTTCGGCATATTCCCTGCTCTGGGCATAACCGTATTTTTTTGCTGAAGATTGAAGAAGTGGAATATCTCAGTTCTGAGCTTAGTGGGGTACATGTTGTTGGGACGATACAATCAGGCTATACCCAGCTATCACTGAAAACTTTGGAAGAGAAAACCCCGTTTATCCGCTGTCATCGGCAATATATGGTCAATACCGAGCAATTGGGGGAGATTCAGCTTATGGACAATGGCGCTGCCGAAGTCATTACCCGCAGCGGTAGGCACATTCCTGTCAGTCGCCGCTACTTGAAATCCCTGAAGGAAAAATTAGGGATTAGTTGAATAACTTTCTACGTCCAACAAACTCAATCTTGCTTCGATGAATCTGTTAATTGATCATCATATCGGCCTGCCTAGGGAAGAAGGCTGAAATAGAGAGTACTCAATTTAGATAAGATGAATGAATGGTGCATAAAAACGAGAACAGAGAAAGTAAAGTCAGTAGACGTTATCAGATAATTATTTCATTCATTAATTTAAAACAATATTAATACATTACTTTTACAACCCATCTTTATATTCTAATCCACACAATTAGTGCCACTTTAATTAATTAGAAAAGTCTGGTCTGACATAAAAATAGAGACAGGTCGCAGATTTAATTAATTACATAACTAAACAATACTCCCTTGATATTAACCAAGTTTTAATCAATGCGATCTGTGCTCTGATAGAGAAAATGAAGTAAGAGCCTTACTCATTGCTTAAAACCAGTGAATACACAACCGAATTCTATTCATGTTGGAAGCAAGGTAATATTATGATAACACTACAATTTATAATTATAATTCTATGCTTATTGGTGGGTACACGCTATGGCGGTATGGGGTTGGGGTTAATAAGCGGCATCGGCTTATTTATTCTAACCTTTATTTTTGGCCTGGAACCCGGTAAACCCCCTGTTGATGTGATGCTGACAATATTAGCTGTCATTGGCTGTGCGTCTGTATTACAAACTGCGGGTGGATTAAATGTCATGATGCAATTTGCTGAGCGATTATTACGTCGTCATCCTCAGCATATTACGCTGCTAGCTCCATTCACAACCTGGTCATTAACCTTCTTATGCGGTACAGGGCATGTTGTTTATACCATGTTCCCTATTATTTCAGATATTGCGATTAAGAAAGGTATTCGGCCAGAGCGGCCAATGGCTGTTGCCTCTGTTGCTTCACAAATGGCTATTACGGCTTCTCCCGTTTCGGTCGCAGTGGTGTCATTGGTATCAATTATAGGGGCCAATCACGGTATCGGTCATGCGTATAGCATTTTGGAAATTCTAGCGGTATCAGTCCCTGCTTCATTAGTTGGTGTATTGATGGCGGCACTGTGGAGCTTACGCCGCGGTAAAGATCTGGATAAAGATCCCGATTTTCAAGAGAAAATCAAAGATCCAGAGCAACGCGCCTTCATTTACGGCTCCACAGATACACTTTTAAACCAAGTTTTTCCGAAGCAAGCTTATTGGTCTACTTGGATATTCTTCGTCGCGATTGCCATCGTGGTGATGCTAGGTGCCTTTGCTGACCTACGTCCTGCCTTTGAAGTTAAAGGTAAGATGCAAGCACTGTCGATGAATCTGGTTATTCAGATGATGATGCTGATTGCCGGTGCAGTGATTCTTATTGGCTGTAAAGTAAAACCTAGCGATATTTCTAACGGTGCGGTGTTCAAAGCCGGTATGGTCGCCATCTTCTCAGTATTCGGTGTTGCCTGGATGAGTGATACCTTCTTCCAAGCTCATATGGGAGATTTGAAGTTAGTATTGGAAGATGTGGTAAAAAGCCAACCATGGACCTACGCCATTGTTCTCTTCCTCGTTTCCAAACTTGTGAATAGCCAGGCTGCAGCGCTAGCAGCAATCGCACCAATGGGTTTGCAACTCGGAGTGGAGCCTAAAATGCTGATCGCATTCTTCCCTGCTGCATATGGGTACTTTGTGCTTCCAACCTACCCAAGTGATCTGGCTTGTATCGGTTTTGACCGCTCCGGTACGACTAAGATTGGTAAATTCATTATTAACCATAGCTTCATCATTCCAGGGCTTATCGGTGTTATCTGCTCATGTATCACCGGTTACTTGTTAGTCACGACTTTTATGTAATCACGACATAAAGTTTTTACTGATGATGTGCAAAGAGACCAGTTAATATTTCTGGTCTCTTTATTTATATGGCAGAAAAATCCCAACCAGCAGAGGCGCTATTTTAATGGCGTCAATAAGCTCATTCAAAACTCTACATTGTGCTTTTTACTAAATTTTAAGAATGAACTCGTCATTAAAACCACCTTATTATAATTAATTATTCAATCTGAAATATCTTCTGAATAAGTTGGATCACAACTGCTACAATGCGGGCCGCATCACAAACATCATTTTTTTCACCATGGACTTATTATGTTTTCTTCGCGTCATACCAGGGCGTTGCCGTTCCATATCAGCACACTCGCTTTATCTCTCGTCAGCCTTTCTGTACTTGCTGACGCGACTGTCTTCACTGCCTTAGACGATCCAGCCACAGCCAAAAAGAGCTTCGATGGGACAGTTGAGGCAGGTTATACCGCTCAGTCAGGAAATACGACTAACTCAACACTGACCGCTAACTCAACATTAACGTGGTTCCAGCCCAATACGGCCTATAGCTTATGGGGAGCAGCACGTAACACCAGTGCGAATGATCAGCGTTCCTCTGAACGTTATCAGCTAGGTGCACGTACTCGTTATAATCTGACTGATAGCAATTATTTATTTGGCCAAGCGAGTTGGTTAAATGATCGTTATAACGGTTTTGATTCCCGCTCTGTATTGACCACAGGTTATGGTCGCCAGATCATGACCACGCCACTGCATAACCTGCGAGTGGAATTTGGTCCGGGTGTTCGCCATGATGAATTTTACGAAGGTGGACGCGCGACTAAAGCATTGGCTTATGGCGGTGCAAACTATACTTATCAGTTAACGGATAACACAGTATTCAGTGAAGGGGTTTCAGCATTAGCGAACGAAGAAACGACGCTAAACTCAGAGACCGCGTTGAATGTCGCCATCAATAAAAGCTTCGCGCTGCGCTTAGCTTATATCGTGACCTACAACACCAAGCCCCCTGCCAGTGCGCCAAAAAACACTGACACCACAACGTCTGTCACATTGGTCTACGGCCTGTAATTAGCTCAAAATCTATATTACTCAAAATCAATTTTAGCGTGGTGTCATGCCACGCTAGTTCCCTCTCGTTTCTTCCCTATCCCACAACTATTTATCGCGCAATAGCGCTCGCGGTCTCGCGATAAAGTCAATAAAAAAGGGGTTAGCATATGGCTAACCCCTTTATCACTATTAACTTTTGGATGAAGCCTGAGCTATACCTTAGTTAACGCGGTTAAGACGCTCTTTGATACGAGCAGACTTACCAGTACGCTCACGCAGATAGTACAGTTTCGCTTGACGAACGGCACCACGACGTTTCACAGTAATGCTGTCGATTACTGGGGAGTGAGTTTGGAATACACGCTCAACACCTTCGCCGTTGGAAATTTTACGAACGGTGAACGCAGAATGCAGACCGCGGTTACGAATAGCGATAACCACGCCCTCGAATGCCTGCAGACGCTTTTTAGCACCTTCAACAACCCATACCTTAACTTCCACGGAATCACCCGGACGGAACGCAGGTACGTCCTGTTTCATCTGCTCTTGTTCGATTTGCTTGATAATATTGCTCATAATAAGTCTCTTACCCTAGGTAAACTGATATATCAGGAAAATTGGCACTGAGTGCAATGTTCCTTTCATAGTTCTGTTGCTCAGGGCTTATGTTCCCGTTGGAACTCAGCCAGCAACACCATTTGCTCGTCAGTCAGAGCTAGGCTTTCTAGAAGTTCAGGTCTTCTAAGCCAGGTACGGCCCAGCGACTGCTTTAAGCGCCAGCGACGAATCTCGGCATGGTTGCCCGACAGTAATACTGGCGGAACTTCCATTCCTTCTAACACCTCAGGCCGAGTGTAGTGTGGGCAATCCAGCAAACCATCAGAAAAAGAATCTTCCTCTGCTGAGGCTTGATGACCCAGCACACCCGGAATAAGTCGGGAGACTGAATCGATCAACGTCATTGCTGGTAGCTCACCACCACTGAGAACGTAATCACCGATTGACCATTCTTCATCAATTTCGGTTTTGATTACGCGCTCATCCACTCCTTCGTACCGGCCACAAACCAGAATCATTTTCGGGTTCATCGCCAGTTCGCAAACGCCCTGTTGGTCCAGTTTGCGCCCTTGAGGTGACAGATAAATCACCTTTGCTCCCTCGCCTGCCGCTGCTTTTGCTGCATGAATGGCTTCCCTTAGCGGTTGCACCATCATCAACATTCCCGGGCCACCACCATAAGGGCGGTCATCCACGGTACGATGCCGATCGTAGGTGAAGTCACGCGGACTCCAACACTGCACGCTCAGCAGGCCATTTTTTACTGCCCGGCCAGTCACCCCGTAATCGGTTATTGCGCGGAACATCTCTGGAAATAGGCTAATA
The window above is part of the Yersinia massiliensis genome. Proteins encoded here:
- a CDS encoding 3-deoxy-7-phosphoheptulonate synthase, translated to MQKDALNNVHISAEQILITPEELKNQFPLSDDDQYAIANARKTIADIVQGKDSRLLVVCGPCSIHDVDAALDYARSLKKLSAELSDSLYIVMRVYFEKPRTTVGWKGLINDPAMDGSFDVEAGLHIARRLLLDLVGMGLPLATEALDPNSPQYLGDLFSWSAIGARTTESQTHREMASGLSMPVGFKNGTDGSLGTAINAMRAAAMPHRFMGINQSGQVCLLQTQGNPHGHVILRGGKTPNYSAQDVAQCEKQMQDAGLIPSLMIDCSHGNSNKDYRRQVAVAESVVEQIKAGNRSITGVMLESNIHEGNQSSEQPRAAMHYGVSVTDACINWESTETLLRSMHQELRSALAARTVEE
- the btsR gene encoding two-component system response regulator BtsR, whose protein sequence is MLRVIIVDDEQPAREDLRERLIEEQDIEIVAECSNALEAIPAIQRLQPDVVFLDIQMPRINGLELASMLNPESMPHIVFVTAYDEYAIRAFEEHAFDYLLKPLDHQRLVKTLNRLRRGMSVNNNLHKITEPMLRHIPCSGHNRIFLLKIEEVEYLSSELSGVHVVGTIQSGYTQLSLKTLEEKTPFIRCHRQYMVNTEQLGEIQLMDNGAAEVITRSGRHIPVSRRYLKSLKEKLGIS
- a CDS encoding anaerobic C4-dicarboxylate transporter, which translates into the protein MITLQFIIIILCLLVGTRYGGMGLGLISGIGLFILTFIFGLEPGKPPVDVMLTILAVIGCASVLQTAGGLNVMMQFAERLLRRHPQHITLLAPFTTWSLTFLCGTGHVVYTMFPIISDIAIKKGIRPERPMAVASVASQMAITASPVSVAVVSLVSIIGANHGIGHAYSILEILAVSVPASLVGVLMAALWSLRRGKDLDKDPDFQEKIKDPEQRAFIYGSTDTLLNQVFPKQAYWSTWIFFVAIAIVVMLGAFADLRPAFEVKGKMQALSMNLVIQMMMLIAGAVILIGCKVKPSDISNGAVFKAGMVAIFSVFGVAWMSDTFFQAHMGDLKLVLEDVVKSQPWTYAIVLFLVSKLVNSQAAALAAIAPMGLQLGVEPKMLIAFFPAAYGYFVLPTYPSDLACIGFDRSGTTKIGKFIINHSFIIPGLIGVICSCITGYLLVTTFM
- a CDS encoding DUF481 domain-containing protein produces the protein MFSSRHTRALPFHISTLALSLVSLSVLADATVFTALDDPATAKKSFDGTVEAGYTAQSGNTTNSTLTANSTLTWFQPNTAYSLWGAARNTSANDQRSSERYQLGARTRYNLTDSNYLFGQASWLNDRYNGFDSRSVLTTGYGRQIMTTPLHNLRVEFGPGVRHDEFYEGGRATKALAYGGANYTYQLTDNTVFSEGVSALANEETTLNSETALNVAINKSFALRLAYIVTYNTKPPASAPKNTDTTTSVTLVYGL
- the rplS gene encoding 50S ribosomal protein L19 codes for the protein MSNIIKQIEQEQMKQDVPAFRPGDSVEVKVWVVEGAKKRLQAFEGVVIAIRNRGLHSAFTVRKISNGEGVERVFQTHSPVIDSITVKRRGAVRQAKLYYLRERTGKSARIKERLNRVN
- the trmD gene encoding tRNA (guanosine(37)-N1)-methyltransferase TrmD, encoding MWIGVISLFPEMFRAITDYGVTGRAVKNGLLSVQCWSPRDFTYDRHRTVDDRPYGGGPGMLMMVQPLREAIHAAKAAAGEGAKVIYLSPQGRKLDQQGVCELAMNPKMILVCGRYEGVDERVIKTEIDEEWSIGDYVLSGGELPAMTLIDSVSRLIPGVLGHQASAEEDSFSDGLLDCPHYTRPEVLEGMEVPPVLLSGNHAEIRRWRLKQSLGRTWLRRPELLESLALTDEQMVLLAEFQREHKP